A genomic segment from Torulaspora globosa chromosome 3, complete sequence encodes:
- the SSP120 gene encoding nucleobindin SSP120 (ancestral locus Anc_1.393), whose protein sequence is MVILISLVLHFLGVLGHVTAKNLGSTEVNVESEKPPKGLSWEQWHMEHEHQLSKYDPETFFDLHDSKHKGYLDQNDILSLYGLNRGEVVGKGDGMGQHDDSELVDKDLADRVVALIMKLLDVDDDTRIMRSEYLDFAKRGNRLPDLGVGVGHHSDFETEYELHHWNEFHRDDDPDIKNVHKEDIEHELLHHEHEIEHEEIVQKGASRSTVITDDELESRINVGNIPGKYKNGI, encoded by the coding sequence ATGGTTATCCTAATCAGTCTGGtgcttcattttcttggAGTTCTAGGCCATGTTACGGCTAAAAACTTAGGAAGTACTGAAGTGAATGTCGAGAGTGAAAAACCACCCAAGGGCCTTTCTTGGGAACAATGGCATATGGAACATGAACATCAACTGTCGAAATATGATCCGGAAACTTTTTTCGATCTACACGATTCCAAACATAAAGGTTATCTAGACCAGAATGACATACTATCCCTTTACGGTTTAAACCGTGGGGAGGTCGTAGGAAAGGGCGACGGGATGGGCCAACACGACGACTCTGAACTGGTCGACAAAGACCTGGCAGACCGAGTTGTTGCTCTTATCATGAAATTGCTAGACGTGGACGACGACACAAGGATTATGAGGTCGGAATACCTTGATTTTGCTAAGAGAGGTAACAGGTTACCTGATTTAGGTGTAGGTGTCGGCCACCATTCAGACTTCGAAACGGAGTACGAACTTCATCATTGGAACGAGTTTCATCGTGATGATGATCCAGATATTAAAAATGTTCACAAGGAGGATATTGAACATGAGCTGTTACATCATGAACATGAGATAGAACATGAAGAGATAGTCCAGAAAGGCGCTTCTAGGAGCACCGTCATAACAGATGATGAACTGGAGTCCAGAATCAACGTAGGAAATATTCCAGGCAAATACAAAAACGGTATCTGA
- the YEF3 gene encoding translation elongation factor EF-3 (ancestral locus Anc_1.391) — protein MSDSEQSIKVLNELLEKLTVATPENRQQVATEVASFINGDIIEHDAPEQFFTGLFKAVKDKKSAANALETISHVASPSDLSPSIEPFVVSAVPLIAEQCGNKDKEIQEAASQALVSIVKAVNPIAVKALLPHLTTALSNTNKWQEKVAILAAISELVDSAKTQVALRMPELIPVLSEAMWDTKKEVKKAATDTMTKATETVENKDIERFIPELIGCIADPSAVPETVHLLGATTFVAEVTPATLSIMVPLLSRGLAERETSIKRKAAVIIDNMCKLVEDPQVVAPFLDKLLPGLKNNFATIADPEAREVTLRGLKTLRRVGNVGENDALPEVSHAGDVETTLGVIDLLLKDQEVAPRFRPVVEYVAAIAADLIDERVIDQQAWFTHVTPYMTIFLHEREAKDIIDEFRKRAVDNIPVGPNFDDEEDEGEDLCNCEFSLAYGAKILLNKTQLRLKRGRRYGLCGPNGAGKSTLMRAVANGQVDGFPTQEECRTVYVEHDIDGTHAETSVLDFVFAGDVGTKEVIRAKLEEFGFSDEMIAMPIASLSGGWKMKLALARAVLKNADILLLDEPTNHLDTVNVAWLVNYLNTCGITSIIVSHDSGFLDNVCQYIIHYEGLKLRKYKGNLSEFVKKCPSAKSYYELGASDLEFKFPEPGYLEGVKTKQKAIVKVSNMSFQYPGTAKPQISDISFQCSLSSRIAVIGPNGAGKSTLINVLTGELLPTTGEVYTHENCRIAYIKQHAFAHIENHLDKTPSEYIQWRFQTGEDRETMDRANRQINENDAEAMNKIFKIEGTPRRIAGIHSRRKFKNTYEYECSFLLGENIGMKSERWVPMMSVDNAWLPRGELIESHSKMVAEVDMKEALASGQFRPLTRKEIEEHCAMLGLDAELVSHSRIRGLSGGQKVKLVLAAGTWQRPHLIVLDEPTNYLDRDSLGALSKALKAFEGGVIIITHSAEFTKDLTEEVWAVKDGLMTPSGHNWVSGQGSGPRIEKKDDEEDKFDAMGNKISGGKKKKKLSSAELRKKKKERMKKKKELGDAYVSSDEEF, from the coding sequence ATGTCTGATTCAGAACAATCCATCAAGGTTCTTAATGAACTGTTAGAGAAGCTAACTGTTGCGACTCCAGAAAACAGACAGCAGGTCGCTACTGAGGTTGCTTCGTTCATTAACGGCGACATTATCGAACACGATGCCCCAGAACAGTTCTTCACTGGTTTGTTCAAAGCCgtcaaggacaagaagagTGCAGCTAATGCTTTGGAGACCATCAGTCACGTGGCCAGCCCATCTGACTTGTCTCCAAGCATTGAGCCATTCGTTGTGTCTGCTGTTCCACTGATTGCTGAGCAATGTGGTAACAAGGACAAGGAGATTCAAGAGGCTGCCTCCCAGGCTTTGGTTTCTATTGTCAAGGCTGTCAACCCAATTGCCGTCAAGGCTCTATTGCCACACTTGACGACCGCTTTGTCCAACACCAACAAATGGCAGGAAAAGGTTGCTATCTTGGCAGCTATCTCTGAGTTGGTTGACTCTGCTAAGACTCAGGTTGCGTTGAGAATGCCAGAATTGATCCCAGTGCTATCTGAAGCTATGTGGGAcaccaagaaggaagtcAAGAAGGCTGCCACTGACACCATGACCAAGGCTACTGAGACCGTTGAGAACAAGGATATCGAACGTTTCATCCCAGAGTTGATTGGCTGTATCGCTGATCCTTCTGCTGTGCCAGAAACCGTCCACTTGTTGGGTGCTACCACTTTTGTGGCTGAAGTTACCCCAGCCACTCTATCCATCATGGTTCCATTGTTGTCCAGAGGTTTGGCTGAGAGAGAAACTTCTATCAAGCGTAAAGCTGCTGTTATCATCGACAACATGTGTAAATTGGTCGAAGATCCACAAGTCGTTGCTCCTTTCTTGGACAAACTGTTGCCAGGTTTGAAGAACAACTTCGCTACCATTGCAGACCCAGAAGCTCGTGAAGTTACTTTGAGAGGtttgaagactttgagaaGAGTCGGTAACGTTGGCGAAAACGATGCTTTGCCAGAAGTTTCTCACGCTGGTGACGTTGAGACTACTTTGGGTGTCATTGATCTACTGTTGAAGGACCAAGAGGTTGCTCCAAGATTCAGACCGGTCGTCGAATACGTTGCTGCTATTGCCGCTgatttgattgatgaaagagTCATTGACCAGCAAGCTTGGTTCACTCACGTTACTCCATACATGACCATCTTCCTGCACGAAAGAGAGGCTAAGgatatcattgatgagtttAGAAAGAGAGCTGTTGACAACATCCCAGTTGGTCCAAActtcgatgatgaggaggatgaaggTGAGGATCTATGTAACTGTGAATTCTCCTTGGCTTACGGTGCTAAGATCTTGTTGAACAAGACTCaattgagattgaagagaGGTAGAAGATACGGTCTATGTGGTCCAAACGGTGCTGGTAAATCCACTTTGATGAGAGCCGTCGCTAACGGTCAAGTTGATGGTTTCCCAACCCAAGAGGAATGTAGAACCGTGTATGTCGAACACGATATCGATGGTACTCACGCTGAGACTTCTGTCCTAGATTTCGTCTTTGCTGGTGATGTTGGTACCAAGGAAGTTATCAGAGCTAAATTGGAAGAGTTCGGTTTCTCCGATGAGATGATTGCCATGCCAATCGCCTCCCTATCTGGTGGTTGGAAGATGAAGTTGGCTTTGGCTAGAGCCGTGTTGAAGAACGCCGATATCTTGTTGTTGGATGAACCAACCAACCATTTGGATACTGTCAACGTCGCTTGGTTGGTTAACTACTTGAACACATGTGGTATCACTTCCATCATTGTTTCCCACGACTCCGGTTTCTTGGACAACGTCTGTCAATACATTATTCACTACGAAGGTCTAAAATTGAGAAAGTACAAGGGTAACTTGTCTGAATTCGTCAAGAAGTGTCCATCCGCTAAGTCTTACTACGAATTGGGTGCTTCTGATCTAGAATTCAAATTCCCAGAACCTGGTTACTTGGAAGGTGTTAAGACTAAGCAAAAGGCTATCGTCAAGGTGTCTAACATGAGTTTCCAATACCCAGGTACCGCCAAGCCTCAAATTTCAGACATTTCTTTCCAATGTTCCCTATCTTCCAGAATTGCTGTCATTGGTCCAAACGGTGCTGGTAAGTCCACTTTGATCAACGTCTTGACCGGTGAATTGCTACCAACTACTGGTGAAGTTTACACCCACGAAAACTGTCGTATCGCTTACATCAAGCAGCATGCTTTCGCTCACATCGAAAACCATTTGGACAAGACTCCATCCGAATATATCCAATGGAGATTCCAAACTGGTGAAGATAGAGAAACCATGGACAGAGCTAACAGACAAATCAACGAAAATGATGCTGAAGCTATGaacaagatcttcaagatcgaagGTACCCCAAGAAGAATCGCTGGTATCCACtccagaagaaagttcaagaacacTTACGAATACGAATGTTCTTTCTTGTTGGGTGAAAACATCGGTATGAAATCTGAAAGATGGGTTCCAATGATGTCAGTCGACAATGCTTGGTTGCCAAGAGGTGAACTGATCGAATCTCACTCCAAGATGGTCGCTGAAGTTGATATGAAGGAAGCTTTGGCTTCCGGTCAATTCCGTCCATTGACCAGAAAGGAAATTGAAGAGCACTGTGCGATGTTGGGTTTGGACGCCGAATTGGTTTCTCACTCCAGAATCAGAGGTTTGTCTGGTGGTCAAAAGGTTAAGTTGGTCTTGGCTGCTGGTACTTGGCAAAGACCTCACTTGATCGTCCTGGATGAACCTACCAACTATTTGGACAGAGACTCTCTAGGTGCTTTGTCCaaggctttgaaggcttTCGAAGGTGGTGTTATCATCATTACTCACTCTGCTGAATTCACCAAGGATTTGACTGAAGAAGTCTGGGCGGTCAAGGATGGTCTGATGACCCCATCCGGTCACAACTGGGTCAGCGGTCAAGGTTCCGGTCCAAGaatcgagaagaaggatgacgaagaagacaagTTCGATGCCATGGGTAACAAGATTAGCGGtggtaagaagaagaagaagttgtcTTCCGCTGAATtaagaaagaagaagaaggagagaatgaagaagaagaaggaattgggTGATGCCTATGTTTCttccgatgaagaattttaG
- the RCK2 gene encoding serine/threonine protein kinase RCK2 (ancestral locus Anc_1.390): MLKIKNIFGKKRQQQQPQQPQHQQDCRRSTGGLATGDVSHDRGSTEDSRSSSGLAVADQGKAMPIIECPVEIDESFLDKDITNVESLSPMVEDSDVHIVHSDIEDGKGMQEDSEDADIGIEDDSTAATGSSSEQLSVEKELPDEFFQEQAELKDYLLINKIGEGAFSRVFRGIPQKNSSKAYLTRNFTECAIKVIQKDQSSGATIKKDEQTKKSTREQVMKEVQIHKLITCGEGAQNIVQFVDFQESENYYYIVQELLRGGEIFGEIVKYTYFSEDLSRHVIKQLALAVKHMHSMGVVHRDIKPENLLFEPIKHIPSKKPVLRRSDDPATKLDEGEFRPNVGGGGIGVVKLADFGLSKQIYQTDTKTPCGTVGYTAPEVVKDEKYSMGVDMWGIGCVLYTILCGFPPFYDEKIDVLTEKISRGEYTFLRPWWDEISDGAKNCVRKLLEVNPDKRYRIDDLLNDEWLNTYDAVRQREAMSEQKLAHALDAKRKSKSHTSRKNRLFYPKRDSSLLYSPAANVMRDAFDVSNAVQRNEGDKRHQQHHQDYRSQSQRFALGSLTEGSEVSCWESDELEDDMFQLKLNSSTIIKRRKENHIPNNTIRIPTLLE; the protein is encoded by the coding sequence ATGCTTAAGATAAAGAATATATTTGGGAAAAAGAgacagcaacaacaaccacaACAACCGCAGCACCAGCAAGATTGTCGAAGATCGACGGGCGGTTTGGCTACTGGCGATGTCAGTCATGATCGCGGTAGTACGGAAGATTCGAGGAGCAGTTCAGGTTTAGCTGTTGCAGATCAGGGAAAGGCGATGCCTATTATCGAATGTCCTGTGGAAATCGATGAATCGTTCCTTGACAAAGATATTACGAACGTGGAGAGTCTTTCGCCGATGGTTGAAGACAGCGACGTTCATATTGTGCATAGTGATATAGAGGATGGAAAAGGGATGCAGGAAGATAGTGAGGACGCCGACATCGGCATAGAAGATGATTCGACCGCGGCGACTGGCAGTAGTAGTGAACAACTTTCGGTAGAGAAAGAACTTCCCGATGAGTTTTTCCAGGAACAAGCAGAGCTCAAGGATTACTTGCTTATCAACAAGATAGGAGAAGGAGCGTTCTCGAGAGTGTTCCGTGGTATCCCGCAGAAAAACAGCTCGAAGGCCTATCTTACGAGGAATTTCACAGAGTGTGCCATCAAAGTGATTCAGAAGGACCAAAGCTCCGGAGCAACGATCAAAAAGGACGAACAGACTAAGAAATCTACGAGAGAACAGGTGATGAAGGAGGTTCAAATACATAAACTGATCACTTGCGGCGAGGGGGCACAGAACATTGTACAGTTTGTGGATTTCCAAGAATCTGAAAACTACTACTACATCGTGCAGGAGCTCTTAAGGGGCGGTGAGATTTTTGGCGAGATTGTGAAATATACCTATTTCAGTGAGGATCTGTCGAGGCATGTTATTAAACAGTTGGCATTGGCAGTGAAACATATGCATTCGATGGGAGTCGTTCACCGTGACATCAAACCTGAGAATCTTCTGTTTGAACCCATTAAGCATATACCGTCCAAGAAGCCCGTGCTCAGAAGATCGGATGATCCTGCCACTAAGCTCGACGAGGGTGAATTTAGACCTAACGtcggtggtggtggtaTTGGGGTCGTGAAGCTGGCCGATTTTGGTCTCTCCAAGCAAATTTATCAAACAGACACAAAGACTCCATGCGGAACGGTCGGTTACACGGCCCCCGAAGTGGTTAAAGACGAGAAATACTCCATGGGGGTCGATATGTGGGGAATAGGCTGCGTGCTATATACGATACTGTGCGGTTTCCCGCCATTTTACgatgaaaagattgatGTCCTGACGGAGAAAATTTCCCGTGGCGAGTACACGTTCCTCAGACCCTGGTGGGATGAGATAAGCGATGGTGCGAAAAACTGTGTGAGGAAGCTTTTAGAGGTCAACCCGGACAAAAGATATCGAATCGACGATCTGTTGAACGATGAGTGGCTGAACACTTATGACGCGGTAAGACAACGAGAGGCTATGAGTGAGCAGAAACTGGCCCATGCGCTGGATGCCAAGCGGAAAAGCAAAAGTCACACCTCTCGCAAGAACAGACTCTTTTACCCCAAGAGAGACTCGTCATTACTCTATTCCCCAGCGGCCAACGTGATGCGTGATGCTTTTGACGTCAGCAACGCGGTACAACGTAACGAAGGAGACAAAAGACATCAACAACACCATCAAGATTACCGTTCGCAGTCACAAAGGTTTGCTCTCGGCTCCCTAACGGAGGGATCAGAGGTTTCCTGTTGGGAATCCGACGAGCTGGAAGACGACATGTTCCAACTAAAACTCAATTCCTCGACTAtaatcaagagaagaaaggagAACCATATTCCCAATAACACCATAAGGATCCCCACACTGTTGGAATAG
- the IDP3 gene encoding isocitrate dehydrogenase (NADP(+)) IDP3 (ancestral locus Anc_1.396): MKVQVKNPIVEMDGDEQTRIIWQLIKDKLILPFLEVDLKYYDLSITSRDETDDQVTVESAKATLKYGVAVKCATITPDEARVKEFGLKKMWKSPNGTIRNILGGTVFREPIVIPRIPRLVPQWEKPIIIGRHAFGDQYKATDVVVPGEGELKLVFKSKDGQHDVDLHVFDFPADGGVAMAMYNTTESIHGFAKASFELALERKLPMYSTTKNTILKKYDGKFKDVFEQMYDEQYKTRFEELGIWYEHRLIDDMVAQMLKSKGGFIIAMKNYDGDVESDIVAQGFGSLGLMTSVLVTPDGKTFESEAAHGTVTRHFRQHQLGKETSTNSIASIFAWTRGIIQRGKLDGTPEVANFGYLLEKATIDTVQDDGIMTKDLALILGKTDRSAYTTTEGFIEAVEKRLINEFRQAFRD, encoded by the coding sequence ATGAAAGTGCAAGTTAAGAACCCCATCGTGGAGATGGACGGTGATGAGCAAACTAGAATTATTTGGCAATTGATCAAGGATAAGTTGATTTTGCCCTTCTTGGAGGTGGATTTGAAGTACTACGACCTTTCGATCACTTCACGGGATGAGACTGACGACCAAGTGACCGTGGAGTCGGCCAAAGCCACTTTGAAGTACGGCGTGGCGGTCAAGTGTGCTACGATTACGCCCGACGAGGCCCGTGTGAAGGAGTTTGGGCTCAAGAAGATGTGGAAATCTCCCAACGGCACGATCAGGAACATTCTTGGTGGCACCGTGTTCCGGGAGCCCATAGTGATCCCCAGGATCCCACGGCTGGTTCCCCAGTGGGAGAAACCGATCATCATCGGCAGACATGCGTTCGGGGACCAGTACAAGGCGACCGACGTGGTGGTTCCGGGGGAGGGCGAGTTGAAGCTTGTGTTCAAGTCGAAGGACGGCCAGCACGACGTGGACTTGCACGTCTTCGACTTCCCCGCAGACGGGGGAGTGGCGATGGCGATGTACAACACGACGGAGTCGATACACGGGTTCGCAAAGGCTTCGTTCGAGCTGGCATTGGAGCGGAAACTGCCCATGTATTCCACCACCAAGAACACCATCTTGAAAAAGTACGACGGCAAGTTCAAGGACGTCTTCGAGCAGATGTACGATGAGCAGTATAAGACCCGCTTTGAGGAGCTCGGGATCTGGTACGAGCACCGTCTGATCGACGACATGGTCGCGCAGATGCTCAAGTCCAAGGGCGGGTTCATAATCGCCATGAAAAACTATGACGGTGACGTGGAGTCCGATATCGTTGCCCAGGGGTTCGGCTCCCTGGGTCTGATGACCTCTGTCCTGGTCACTCCCGATGGCAAGACCTTTGAGAGCGAAGCAGCCCACGGAACCGTCACCAGACACTTCAGACAGCATCAACTGGGTAAAGAAACCTCTACCAACTCAATTGCGTCGATCTTTGCATGGACTAGAGGGATCATTCAGAGAGGCAAACTCGACGGAACGCCTGAAGTTGCCAACTTTGGCTACTTGCTCGAGAAGGCCACTATCGACACAGTACAAGACGATGGCATAATGACCAAAGATCTCGCTTTGATCCTGGGCAAGACAGACAGATCCGCTTACACCACCACCGAGGGTTTCAttgaagctgttgaaaagagacTAATCAACGAGTTCAGACAGGCGTTTCGTGACTAA
- the PYP1 gene encoding putative phosphoric monoester hydrolase (ancestral locus Anc_1.395) codes for MVKAVIFTDFDGTVTWDDSNDYLTDRYGFGKEKRLEAFEGVIDGSKTFREAFWQMLESIDKPLPECIKILEENIQLDPGFKQTFHWAEQNNVPIVVVSSGMRPIIQSLLTSLLGKDSIHKIRIISNEVEIADDHKWKIVYKDDSSFGHDKSKSITDEKNKFEAAQKPGEDRPYYFYCGDGVSDLSAAKECDLLFAKKGKDLIRFCRKENVPYHEFETFDDILASMKQVLSGEKTVEQLMQNDE; via the coding sequence ATGGTGAAGGCTGTTATATTCACTGATTTCGACGGTACTGTCACTTGGGATGACTCTAACGATTACCTGACCGACAGATACGGGTTCGGCAAGGAGAAGAGACTCGAGGCGTTCGAGGGCGTTATTGACGGATCCAAGACCTTCAGAGAGGCGTTCTGGCAGATGCTGGAGTCGATCGACAAACCATTGCCGGAGTGTATCAAGATCCTAGAGGAAAACATCCAGCTCGACCCCGGCTTCAAGCAGACTTTCCACTGGGCTGAGCAAAACAACGTTCCCATCGTGGTCGTCTCGAGCGGTATGAGACCAATCATCCAGAGCCTCCTGACCAGCCTGCTCGGCAAGGACTCGATTCACAAGATACGCATTATATCCAACGAAGTGGAAATCGCAGACGACCACAAGTGGAAAATAGTCTACAAGGACGACTCCTCCTTCGGCCACGACAAGTCCAAGAGTATCACTGACGAGAAGAACAAGTTCGAGGCCGCTCAGAAGCCGGGCGAAGACAGACCGTACTACTTCTACTGTGGTGACGGCGTGTCCGACCTGTCTGCTGCCAAGGAGTGCGATCTActgtttgccaagaagGGCAAGGATCTGATCAGATTTTGCAGGAAGGAGAACGTCCCATACCACGAGTTCGAGACCTTCGACGATATCCTAGCCAGCATGAAGCAAGTGCTCTCCGGCGAAAAGACCGTCGAGCAGCTGATGCAGAACGACGAATAA
- a CDS encoding uncharacterized protein (ancestral locus Anc_1.394), producing the protein MNLVVFSGGTATNSLTSCFSQLSVEQQCELTYVLPISDNGGSTSEILRVFGGPAIGDIRSRIVRVISDAQVARLLSYRLPNHRVKAKQEWNEILEGSHPIWKGLPAELKEICRAFFVNFQAELLKRTKVSNPFKFEKASIGNIFLTGARLFLGSLDASIELMMRLGRGDPKIHVAPCINSVHTHHIAALLANDEVITGQSQISHPSRPFMEKRANSVADLTRDRFLHLERSDGLTVEESEQDVGEEEEEYANPLYILPELKNSQLHFDKIDVNDKLPAPIKSLLYINPYGEEIKPTGNSRVISDIKKADMLVYSIGSLVTSLLPIAILGNIADVILDSKPLRKVLLLNSRYDRETSWLDGLGYVKLLVDSMSRAALKYRQTRNGHSISRIQRQWSEFVTDLVYLKDGEILIDEKEFASKGILCHGIDSDQLDNDGLARILQMIGNSR; encoded by the coding sequence ATGAATTTGGTGGTATTTTCAGGTGGTACTGCGACCAATTCCTTGaccagctgcttctcaCAGCTCTCTGTCGAGCAACAATGTGAGTTAACTTATGTGCTGCCTATCTCGGATAATGGTGGTTCGACAAGCGAAATCCTGAGGGTGTTTGGTGGGCCGGCTATTGGAGATATCAGATCTAGGATCGTGAGAGTGATCTCAGATGCTCAGGTTGCGAGATTGCTGAGTTACCGGCTGCCAAACCATCGCGTGAAGGCGAAGCAAGAATGGAATGAGATCCTGGAGGGGTCCCATCCGATCTGGAAAGGGCTGCCAGCAGAGTTGAAGGAGATCTGCAGGGCGTTCTTTGTAAACTTCCAGGCagaattgctgaagagaaCAAAAGTGTCCAATCCTTTCAAGTTCGAGAAGGCTTCGATCGGTAACATCTTCTTGACGGGCGCCAGACTGTTCTTGGGCTCGCtggatgcttcaattgagcttATGATGAGATTGGGAAGGGGAGACCCGAAGATCCATGTGGCTCCTTGTATCAACAGCGTTCATACCCACCATATCGCGGCGCTTTTGGCGAACGACGAGGTAATCACAGGCCAGTCTCAAATCTCACATCCCTCGAGGCCTTTCATGGAGAAGAGGGCCAATTCAGTCGCCGATCTCACTAGGGACAGATTTCTGCATTTGGAGAGGTCAGACGGTTTAACGGTCGAGGAGAGTGAACAAGACGTCGgggaagaggaggaagaatACGCTAATCCACTCTACATTCTGCctgagctgaagaactcgCAACTCCATTTCGACAAGATTGACGTGAATGACAAACTTCCAGCGCCAATTAAGAGCTTGCTGTATATAAATCCCTACGGTGAGGAGATCAAACCGACGGGAAATTCCAGGGTGATATCtgacatcaagaaagctgatATGCTGGTCTACTCGATTGGGTCCTTGGTGACAAGCTTACTCCCAATTGCTATCTTGGGTAACATAGCAGACGTCATCCTCGATTCAAAACCACTTCGAAAAGTGTTACTCTTAAACAGCCGATATGACAGGGAAACTTCATGGCTCGACGGACTGGGGTATGTCAAGTTGTTAGTAGATTCGATGTCAAGAGCTGCATTGAAATACAGGCAGACTAGAAATGGTCATAGCATCTCCAGGATTCAGAGACAATGGAGCGAATTCGTTACAGACCTGGTGTATCTTAAGGATGGCGAGATTCTCattgatgagaaagaatttgcttcaaaaggTATCCTGTGTCATGGCATCGACTCTGATCAGCTGGATAATGATGGGCTTGCAAGGATTTTGCAGATGATTGGCAATAGTAGATAG
- the SPO1 gene encoding putative carboxylic ester hydrolase (ancestral locus Anc_1.392), translating into MLKDQICEDEERYVRHRLAYTNGALIEFLQSLDLVEFSAEIYHEIEKQPPIIGAALSGGGYRSMLISTGFLQEMYDWHLFDTLTYISGLSGGSWTLMDLIVHDFEPNRMILDWNLDDGLLQGIPEFDVKQKDIVSGMQEADLPKEVLNKRNLDEPMSLNFVEFQRALDIEATSLNESGEKQSLSKRGFNPLTKLRETIFHGSEEVAISEVEAIERRNGKVSMNSWRSLKQVVQFYIDLHMEVRPKKVQGFPVSFTDYLGKALVKSLGDAIQNKSMTSLSRMLSESQSFQEFRAPIPIFVANCKNNYLKNVIFEFSPFEFGSWDPLLRLFVKLKYLGSEIKEGIAQRCIVGFDDLGFITATSSSIFNNVLLYIWEMTAKSSKETIRAVKAIMGLFGLRSAENDLKPVDLTKVKADFAVYHPNPFLDYPTVDSILTADDHLYLVDGGEDGENIPLRPLMIAERGLDAIFILDSSSDIENFPDGRKLQNVMRQVFPDMNWSFPNLSLPLKKLLAFGCYDAEIPVLLYYVNSKHCYQSNTSTFKITYNEAEIAGMLGNGRDVFSSSSNHRYRSCIGCLLLKRTIERSESHSYPDYCQECYDEYCY; encoded by the coding sequence ATGTTGAAGGATCAAATTTgcgaagacgaagaaagGTATGTACGCCATCGATTGGCTTACACAAATGGTGCCCTTATTGAATTTCTGCAGTCTCTTGATCTCGTGGAATTTAGTGCTGAGATTTATCATGAGATCGAGAAACAGCCGCCAATTATAGGAGCCGCACTTTCGGGTGGTGGATATCGATCAATGCTTATCAGCACTGGCTTTCTCCAAGAAATGTATGACTGGCATCTATTTGATACTTTAACTTATATCTCTGGACTTTCAGGTGGTAGTTGGACCCTGATGGATTTGATAGTTCATGATTTTGAACCTAATCGAATGATACTGGACTGGAACCTAGACGATGGGCTATTGCAGGGCATTCCCGAATTTGATGTGAAGCAGAAGGATATTGTTTCCGGAATGCAGGAAGCAGATTTGCCCAAAGAGGTACTGAACAAAAGGAATTTGGACGAACCTATGAGCTTAAACTTTGTTGAGTTTCAAAGAGCCCTAGATATAGAAGCTACCTCTTTGAACGAAAGTGGTGAGAAGCAATCTCTGAGTAAGAGAGGCTTTAACCCTCTTACCAAGCTACGAGAAACAATATTTCACGGCAGCGAAGAGGTCGCCATATCTGAAGTCGAGGCAATAGaaagaagaaatggaaaagTGTCAATGAATTCCTGGAGATCACTCAAGCAGGTAGTACAGTTCTATATTGATCTCCACATGGAAGTCAGGCCCAAGAAGGTTCAAGGGTTCCCGGTGTCGTTTACGGACTATCTGGGAAAAGCGCTTGTGAAAAGCCTAGGTGATGCGATTCAGAATAAGTCCATGACGTCATTGTCTCGAATGCTTAGCGAGTCTCAGAGCTTTCAAGAGTTCCGTGCTCCAATTCCCATATTCGTTGCCAATTGTAAGAATAACTATTTGAAAAATGTTATCTTCGAATTCAGCCCTTTTGAATTTGGATCCTGGGATCCACTGTTGCGATTGTTCGTAAAATTGAAATATCTTGGGTCCGAGATCAAGGAAGGAATAGCTCAAAGGTGCATTGTAGGCTTTGATGATCTGGGATTCATTACCGCTACTTCATCATCTATCTTCAATAATGTTCTGCTCTATATCTGGGAGATGACAGCTAAATCATCAAAGGAAACGATACGAGCAGTGAAGGCAATTATGGGGTTGTTCGGGCTGAGAAGCGCTGAAAACGATCTAAAACCAGTAGATCTGACTAAAGTTAAGGCGGACTTTGCTGTCTACCATCCAAACCCTTTCTTAGACTATCCCACGGTGGACAGCATTCTAACTGCTGATGATCACCTCTACTTAGTAGATGGCGGCGAGGACGGTGAAAATATCCCATTAAGGCCGCTTATGATCGCAGAAAGAGGGCTTGACGCAATCTTCATTCTAGATTCAAGCTCCGAcatcgaaaattttccTGATGGTAGAAAACTGCAGAATGTGATGCGCCAGGTCTTCCCGGATATGAACTGGTCATTCCCTAACTTGAGCTTGCCCCTCAAAAAGCTTCTAGCATTTGGCTGCTATGATGCAGAAATTCCTGTTCTTCTCTATTATGTCAATTCCAAGCACTGCTACCAATCGAATACATCAACCTTTAAGATAACGTACAATGAAGCCGAAATTGCTGGGATGCTTGGGAACGGACGTGATGTGTTCAGCTCTAGCTCCAACCATCGCTATAGAAGTTGTATTGGATGCttgttgttgaaaagaACCATTGAGCGATCGGAAAGCCATTCATACCCCGATTACTGTCAAGAATGTTATGATGAATATTGTTATTGA